A single Lactuca sativa cultivar Salinas chromosome 8, Lsat_Salinas_v11, whole genome shotgun sequence DNA region contains:
- the LOC111911283 gene encoding uncharacterized protein LOC111911283: protein MGDHFVFLVDRLLTESTLEAAIESRNPSYPLSPAIDTMIDCSSHMDHPETPFTPRKMVECRICQDEDFDSNMETPCSCCGSLKYAHRKCVQRWCNEKGDTICEICHQQFKPGYTAPPPVFRLGVIPANIRGHWQIARRDMNDETRIITVVSSDHNLLDQEYDEYADSTARSILCFRSVAIIFMIVLILRNTLPIFANGGANYSLPVLLLLLIRTSGIILPIYLILRAMSALVHRRRHLVSNGSSSSFSSDDEEAGATSMQGGGVD, encoded by the exons ATGGGCGATCATTTCGTGTTTCTGGTTGATCGgttactcaccgagtccactttaGAAGCTGCAATCGAAAGCAGAAACCCTTCGTACCCTTTATCTCCCGCCATTGACACCATGATCGATTGTTCTTCTCATATGGATCATCCTGAAACTCCTTTCACTCCTAGAAAAATGGTGGAATGCAGAATTTGTCAGGATGAGGATTTTGATTCGAATATGGAGACTCCTTGCTCTTGTTGTGGTAGCTTGAAG TATGCTCATCGCAAATGTGTTCAACGATGGTGTAACGAAAAGGGTGATACCATTTGCGAAATATGCCACCAG CAATTCAAACCAGGGTATACAGCACCACCTCCCGTATTCCGATTGGGCGTCATTCCAGCAAATATAAG gGGGCATTGGCAAATTGCGAGAAGGGATATGAACGATGAGACTCGAATAATTACAGTCGTTTCTTCTGATCATAATTTACTCGATCAGGAATATGATGAGTATGCAGATTCCACTGCAAGAAGCATTTTGTGTTTTCGTTCAGTTGCTATCATT TTCATGATTGTATTGATTTTGCGTAACACGTTACCTATATTTGCAAATGGAGGGGCAAATTACTCTTTACCAGTACTTCTG TTGTTACTCATAAGAACTTCTGGAATAATTTTACCAATTTATCTCATCTTAAGGGCCATGTCAGCATTGGTACATAGGCGGCGCCACTTG GTGTCAAATGGGTCATCATCGTCTTTTTCTTCTGATGATGAGGAAGCTGGTGCGACATCAATGCAAGGTGGTGGTGTTGATTGA